A window of Zingiber officinale cultivar Zhangliang chromosome 5A, Zo_v1.1, whole genome shotgun sequence contains these coding sequences:
- the LOC121979563 gene encoding uncharacterized protein LOC121979563, giving the protein MESLQLMLNKLKNVQSIEELDAKIQSMEFDLQHVTMPLKEEKKYIHDLKQLRQQRDQLTSNMGSITEMDEAFDQKEQIDERFNLLKKELDSLRTEVLRTEANANVARKKYDEEQQILRVLPQQFRDADALHQKAYGQWRELKNIVTEREKEKGYPPSRVELFKACFTHANGSPSSNIVAERLVIGTWIFVKQYDG; this is encoded by the exons ATGGAGTCACTCCAATTAATGTTAAACAAGCTGAAAAATGTACAGTCCATTGAGGAACTTGATGCCAAG ATACAATCAATGGAATTTGATCTTCAGCATGTAACCATGCCactgaaagaagaaaagaaatatattCATGATCTTAAACAGTTAAGGCAACAGCGAGACCAACTCACTTCTAATATGGGCTCAATTACTGAAATGGATGAGGCATTTGATCAAAAGGAACAGATTGATGAGCGATTTAAT CTTTTGAAGAAGGAATTGGATTCTCTTAGAACTGAGGTGCTGCGAACTGAAGCAAATGCAAATGTTGCCAGGAAGAAGTATGATGAGGAACAACAAATTTTGAGAGTTCTTCCTCAACAATTCAGGGATGCTGATGCTCTTCACCAAAAAGCATATGGACAATGGCGAGAACTTAAAAACATAGTAACTGAAAGG gaaaaagaaaagggatACCCTCCATCACGAGTTGAATTATTCAAGGCTTGCTTTACTCATGCCAATGGAAGTCCTTCAAGTAatattgtagcagaaagattg GTGATAGGTACTTGGATTTTTGTAAAGCAATACGATGGTTGA